Proteins found in one Aspergillus chevalieri M1 DNA, chromosome 2, nearly complete sequence genomic segment:
- a CDS encoding putative transcription regulator PAB1642 (COG:K;~EggNog:ENOG410PRT8;~InterPro:IPR004305,IPR016084;~PFAM:PF03070) has product MSTPLTSYLQTLHHSLFHSATRHPFLRAAGTGTLPPRILSAWLSQDRLYAQSYIRFIGSLLAKLRLPSHNPDPAKSSRATAEGRAVDVLIDALVNIRRELKFFRDVATEYKFDLEALSVDIEAEDVGAKVFGPNPITHAYIDLFMSASSPATTILEGIVVLWATEICYLRAWQYALSLSSSASSPPENDQDGGALRKHFIPNWTDPEFEAFVHKIGDVVDEMAGLVKGSESREDVLARCAFWWRQVLWLEERFWPVVEQA; this is encoded by the coding sequence ATGTCAACACCACTGACATCCTACCTCCAAACCCTCCACCATTCCCTCTTCCACTCTGCCACGAGACACCCCTTCCTCCGCGCCGCCGGAACCGGAACCCTCCCACCCCGCATCCTCTCAGCTTGGCTCTCCCAAGACCGTCTCTACGCGCAATCCTACATCCGCTTCATCGGATCCCTCCTCGCAAAACTCCGATTACCCTCTCATAACCCCGATCCCGCGAAGTCATCGCGCGCGACTGCGGAGGGGCGCGCGGTGGACGTACTGATCGACGCGCTGGTAAACATCCGCAGAGAATTGAAGTTCTTTAGAGATGTCGCGACGGAATATAAATTCGATCTTGAGGCATTGTCGGTAGATATTGAGGCGGAGGATGTTGGCGCGAAGGTGTTCGGGCCGAATCCCATAACGCATGCATATATCGATCTATTTATGTCGGCTTCTAGTCCCGCGACGACTATCCTGGAGGGAATAGTTGTGCTTTGGGCGACGGAGATTTGCTACCTGCGTGCGTGGCAGTATGCGTTGTCCCTCTCTTCGTCTGCCTCTTCGCCCCCAGAGAACGATCAAGATGGAGGCGCGCTTCGGAAACACTTCATTCCCAATTGGACGGATCCCGAGTTCGAGGCGTTCGTGCATAAGATCGGAGATGTGGTTGATGAGATGGCGGGTCTGGTCAAGGGGAGTGAGTCGAGGGAAGATGTTCTTGCCAGGTGTGCATTCTGGTGGAGGCAGGTGCTTTGGTTGGAGGAGAGATTTTGGCCGGTTGTTGAGCAGGCATGA
- a CDS encoding putative general amidase (COG:I,J,T;~EggNog:ENOG410PH99;~InterPro:IPR023631,IPR036928,IPR020556;~PFAM:PF01425), with amino-acid sequence MTITDWQQKVQAKQTQAASKIPAEWRLSANILQHTSASKQSIIDVPRTCGLLTERELHITEDYDATALLAELATGNVNSVDVTRAFCKRAAIAQQLTSCLTETFFDVALSRAKQLDDHLATTGKPMGPLHGLPISIKEPFNVVDIPTSLGFVSFLDNPPARRNSAMVEILLAAGAVLYVKTNVPQTMMTADSENNVFGRVLNPHRLNLTAGGSSGGEGALVAMRGSILGIGTDVAGSIRIPSLCCGTFGFKPSAGRVPYGGQTSPGRDGLAGIEAVAGPLCHSTRDAELLLRTVFNAHADDFDDTALGVPWIEPVSTSSTLTIGVLPEDSQVPLHPPMKRTLETAVQKLEAAGHRIVDLSGKVPSLSAVGDLSLRYFRLDPDNTPLKHIANGQEPKIASLKTTYKPEGSDPEPTLRDLYDINVARSKIMEQMRRVFLDNQLDTIIGPGYQTCAVPHDTYGFPVYTVLANVLDYPAYIIPLGKANEAADAEFIRDVAYVPPYLPKEVENAPCHVQLIGRRLKDEKLMRHAEVVQGVLAKDSD; translated from the exons ATGACTATCACAGACTGGCAACAAAAAGTCCAAGCTAAACAAACTCAAGCGGCTTCCAAAATCCCCGCAGAATGGCGATTGTCCGCCAACATTCTGCAACATACATCGGCGAGCAAGCAGAGTATCATCGATGTGCCTAGAACATGCGGTCTACTCACTGAGAGAGAACTTCATATAACTGAGGACTACGATGCCACCGCTTTACTGGCAGAACTAGCTACTGGAAATGTCAATTCGGTAGATGTCACCCGGGCATTCTGCAAGCGTGCCGCGATAGCTCAACAACTCACGTCCTGCTTGACGGAGACGTTCTTCGATGTCGCACTGTCTCGTGCTAAACAGCTCGATGACCATTTGGCCACTACCGGTAAGCCCATGGGTCCGCTGCATGGTCTACCCATCAGTATCAAGGAACCGTTCAACGTCGTCGATATACCTACGTCTCTGGGCTTTGTTTCCTTCCTGGATAATCCGCCTGCACGCAGAAATTCGGCCATGGTAGAGATACTACTGGCCGCTGGCGCTGTGCTATATGTCAAAACCAACGTTCCTCAGACCATGATGACAGCCGATTCAGAAAATAACGTGTTCGGGCGCGTCTTGAACCCGCACCGGCTCAATCTGACTGCTGGCGGGAGCAGCGGGGGCGAAGGTGCCCTGGTAGCTATGCGCGGGTCCATTCTGGGAATAGGCACTGATGTCGCAGGATCGATTCGGATTCCCTCGCTGTGCTGTGGTACTTTTGGCTTTAAGCCCTCCGCTGGTCGCGTGCCGTATGGTGGACAAACTAGCCCCGGACGCGATGGGTTGGCGGGCATTGAGGCAGTCGCGGGACCCCTGTGTCATTCTACCCGGGACGCAGAGTTACTTCTCCGGACAGTGTTCAATGCCCATGCTGACGACTTCGATGATACGGCACTTGGCGTGCCCTGGATCGAGCCAGTGAGCACTTCGTCTACTCTCACCATCGGGGTTCTCCCCGAAGACTCCCaggttcctcttcatcctcccaTGAAGCGTACGCTGGAAACAGCAGTGCAGAAACTAGAAGCAGCTGGGCATCGCATTGTGGATCTCTCCGGCAAAGTTCCATCCCTGTCGGCCGTCGGTGATCTTTCTTTACGCTACTTCCGCTTGGACCCGGATAACACGCCCTTGAAGCATATTGCCAACGGACAGGAACCCAAGATCGCCTCACTAAAGACCACCTATAAGCCCGAGGGCAGCGATCCCGAGCCGACATTGCGTGATTTGTATGACATCAATGTGGCTCGGAGTAAGATAATGGAACAAATGCGTCGGGTGTTCCTAGATAATCAGTTGGATACGATCATTGGGCCTGGGTATCAGACGTGTGCGGTGCCACATGACACGTATGGGTTCCCGGTATACACGGTGCTTGCTAATGTGCTTGAT TACCCTGCTTATATCATTCCGCTTGGCAAGGCGAATGAGGCAGCGGATGCTGAGTTTATCAGAGATGTCGCCTATGTTCCTCCTT ATCTACCAAAGGAAGTTGAGAATGCCCCCTGCCATGTGCAGCTCATCGGCCGCCGattgaaggatgagaagttGATGCGACATGCGGAGGTGGTGCAGGGCGTATTGGCTAAGGATTCTGATTAG